One region of Eupeodes corollae chromosome 1, idEupCoro1.1, whole genome shotgun sequence genomic DNA includes:
- the LOC129942751 gene encoding protein prenyltransferase alpha subunit repeat-containing protein 1-B, whose amino-acid sequence MDNENEVLCEKIINEINAVFIKDPDLCSFEIIPTILNQNKSPVIHVDHNLGLESWCAKHVYDFAHKTIISLKLSNRHLYNNDTIIKYINIALLINPDVTSFWHIRRQLIQKNKLKVHKEFQYSALVLSKKPKSSEAFAYRRWLFSFQSIESIDWPMEIGICDRCADKSSSNYHAWSHRQWVLQKEPQLLKTEIMLTEKFMRKHISDYSCYQYRQVVLYKLFEVSYYDSDEITNNLNYIRDLINFYLIDGVQSAENIVSTLLPGSDLQAMGEDKVKSFLFCCNLAAYDIKFCDDQKNMFGTRESFENHRRAMLKFIVDHCVKLNSTSDFYQQPLSKVSKYDYSSNAFLSALKKSEGLMGERHRRWCNLFLGFDYAN is encoded by the exons ATGGACAACGAAAATGAGGTTTTGTGCGAAAAAATCATCAACGAAATTAATGCAGTTTTTATCAAGGATCCCGATTT GTGTTCCTTCGAAATAATTCCtacaattttgaatcaaaataaatCGCCCGTTATCCATGTAGATCACAATCTGGGCCTTGAATCGTGGTGTGCCAAGCATGTCTATGATTTTGCGCACAAAACTATAATTTCGTTGAAACTTTCGAATCGCCATCTTTATAATAACGATACAATCATTAAGTATATTAATATTGCGCTTTTAATTAACCCAGATGTGACATCGTTTTGGCACATCCGGCGTCAACTGATCCAGAAGAACAAACTCAAAGTGCACAAAGAGTTTCAGTATTCCGCGCTTGTTTTGAGCAAAAAACCAAAATCTAGTGAAGCTTTTGCCTATCGACGATGGctgttttcatttcaaa gTATCGAATCAATTGATTGGCCAATGGAAATTGGTATTTGCGATCGATGTGCAGATAAAAGTTCGAGCAACTATCACGCATGGTCCCATCGACAATGGGTATTGCAAAAGGAACCGCAACTCCTAAAGACCGAGATTATGCTAACTGAAAAGTTTATGCGCAAACATATAAGTGACTATAGTTGCTATCAATATCGACAAGTAGTTCTGTATAAGCTTTTCGAAGTAAGTTATTACGACAGCGATGAAATCACCAACAACCTTAATTACATAAGGGACCTTATAAATTTTTATCTCATTGACGGAGTACAATcagcagaaaatattgttagcaCATTACTGCCAGGAAGCGATTTACAGGCAATGGGCGAAGACAAGGTGAAGTCGTTTCTCTTCTGCTGCAATCTAGCTGCCTACGATATAAAATTCTGTGATGACCAGAAAAATATGTTCGGGACACGCGAATCATTTGAAAATCATCGCCGTGCGATGCTTAAATTTATCGTTGATCATTGCGTCAAATTAAATAGCACAAGTGACTTTTATCAGCAACCGCTTTCCAAAGTCTCAAAATACGATTATTCGTCAAATGCATTTTTGTCAGCTTTAAAAAAGTCAGAAGGCTTAATGGGCGAACGCCACCGACGATGGTGTAACCTGTTCCTAGGCTTTGACTATGCTAATTGA
- the LOC129942755 gene encoding iron-sulfur cluster assembly 1 homolog, mitochondrial, whose amino-acid sequence MATKVVATATVRALKGRKLLPTRAALTLTPSAVQRIKELLSKQPEYTGLKVGVRQRGCNGLSYTLDYAKEKDKLDEEVVQDGVKVYIDKKAQLSLLGTEMDYVESKLSSEFVFNNPNIKGTCGCGESFSF is encoded by the exons atggCAACTAAAGTAGTCGCCACTGCAACAGTTCGTGCTCTAAAGGGAAGAAAGCTGTTGCCAACACGCGCAGCCCTTACATTG ACACCTTCTGCTGTACAACGTATTAAGGAACTACTCTCAAAACAACCCGAATAC ACTGGTCTCAAAGTTGGTGTTAGACAGCGTGGGTGCAATGGTTTATCATACACCTTAGACTATGCTAAGGAAAAGG ACAAGCTTGACGAAGAAGTCGTTCAGGATGGCGTTAAAGTCTATATTGATAAGAAAGCACAATTGTCATTATTAG GAACTGAAATGGACTATGTTGAAAGTAAACTCTCCAGTGAATTTGTGTTCAACAACCCTAACATCAAGGGCACGTGTGGATGCGGCGAATCGTTTAGTTTTTAA
- the LOC129942753 gene encoding serine/threonine-protein kinase fray2 codes for MDTESHLINELDQYIASGKNRLEAILTALDWTIENTFKERTCTTNKRRSKESIDRNDPFLPDSFGCTNSVVIEKSELQTIVRKQNVSVPDKFSDIQLNFTRDQKLKIYNYVIANTTKTSEPELKVSFPNDDINNAMTFAEIVAKAKKKDKKLQRKYRTSKPTHIEEVRNLVHLQMQALEKYFNPKSESQSRSYRDRDKNSRRSRYERSQSMDEPTRTSSNECRYRTTSGHHQSRRNDRRDRSTRSRSNDRRHRSKDRISPRIVHQRKRSRNRDKVDKSKERHKRSYSPKSEKKHKHYRNH; via the exons atggACACTGAATCCcatttaataaatgaattagatCAATATATCGCTTCAGGTAAAAATCGTTTGGAAGCAATTCTTACAGCACTTGATTGGACAATAGAAAATACATTCAAG gaGAGAACGTGTACGACGAATAAAAGAAGAAGCAAAGAGTCTATTGATAGAAATGATCCATTCTTGCCAGATAGTTTTGGTTGCACAAATTCGGTTGTAATTG AAAAATCGGAGCTGCAGACAATTGTCAGGAAGCAAAATGTTTCCGTACCAGATAAGTTTTCAgatattcagttaaattttacaagagatcaaaaattgaaaatttataattatgttaTCGCTAACACCACAAAGACTTCTGAACCCGAACTTAAAGTCTC ATTTCCCAATGATGATATCAATAACGCTATGACCTTTGCCGAAATTGTTGCTAAAGCtaagaaaaaagacaaaaaactaCAAAGGAAATATCGAACAAGTAAACCCACGCATATTGAAGAAGTACGGAATTTAGTTCACTTGCAGATGCAGGCCttagaaaaatactttaatCCAAAATCGGAGTCACAAAGTCGAAGTTACAGGGACAGAGACAAAAACTCACGAAGATCTCGTTATGAAAGAAGTCAAAGCATGGATGAACCTACTCGAACTAGTTCAAACGAATGTCGATACAGAACAACCAGTGGTCATCATCAAAGCAGAAGAAATGATAGAAGAGATCGTTCTACAAGAAGTCGAAGTAATGATCGAAGACATCGATCCAAGGATCGAATTTCACCAAGAATTGTCCACCAGAGAAAACGCAGTAGAAACAGAGATAAAGTCGACAAAAGTAAAGAAAGACATAAGCGAAGTTATAGTCCAAAGAGCgagaaaaaacataaacactATCGCAATCATTGA